One Lutzomyia longipalpis isolate SR_M1_2022 chromosome 4, ASM2433408v1 DNA segment encodes these proteins:
- the LOC129795036 gene encoding E3 SUMO-protein ligase ZBED1, producing MIHTAEPGYQVPCERTIKKRHQMYYNSIRANIEKELTEAKSVALSTDEWSSRVQESYLSIEIQFMNENCTLRRFTLCTEGLKDERPNAENLALSLINTMESWNLREKTEAILHDNARAIQLAGQLTEVPYNLNCAAHTLQLVVQDSLNSVKPYKSVLNKGSDIVSHFSHSNVASSILIQRQEHLNMPKRKLIQRVVTRWDSSLDMAKSLVMNKQPVSLVLNDRDVTKKKVAQSFIMKRREWNCLEEIVKILTPFKITTKLLCSESSPTLSLVRPLLKALKTIHLKAQLKDNLRIKKLKLAAKAAINRRFDLDTPNLTAAHFASFYDPRFKNLDHETPLMRNEIIKAVKERMEALSADSKENNKVNNEKENVSALSFLFPNRKNSHDVISQLNSYINMPQIHHDSNPLEWWKNQKERFPLVFQEAQKFLGIPATSASSERTFSTAGQILRARRSALKSENVNTLIFLAQNSHVET from the coding sequence ATGATTCACACTGCAGAACCTGGTTACCAAGTGCCATGTGAAcgaacaataaaaaagagacATCAAATGTATTATAATTCCATTCGTgcaaatattgaaaaagaattgacTGAAGCAAAAAGTGTTGCTCTTTCTACTGATGAATGGTCATCGAGAGTACAAGAGAGTTACCTCTCTATTGAGATTCAAttcatgaatgaaaattgcactttGAGACGATTTACCTTATGTACAGAAGGATTAAAAGATGAAAGACCAAATGCGGAAAACCTGGCATTGTCGTTAATAAACACAATGGAGAGTTGGAATCTAAGAGAGAAGACAGAAGCAATCCTCCATGACAATGCTAGAGCAATCCAACTCGCAGGCCAGTTAACTGAAGTTccttataatttaaattgcgCCGCTCATACTTTGCAGTTGGTGGTACAGGACTCATTAAATTCGGTAAAACCATATAAATCAGTTCTTAATAAAGGTTCTGATATTGTAAGTCATTTTAGCCACTCAAATGTTGCGAGTTCAATACTAATACAACGTCAAGAGCATTTAAATATGCCAAAACGAAAACTTATACAACGAGTTGTTACACGCTGGGATTCTTCTTTAGATATGGCAAAAAGTCTTGTAATGAATAAACAACCTGTAAGTTTAGTATTAAATGATCGTGAtgttacaaagaaaaaagtaGCACAATCGTTTATAATGAAAAGGCGAGAATGGAATTGCCTTGAAGAAATAGTTAAAATATTAACTCCTTTCAAAATTAccacaaaattattatgtagCGAATCTTCCCCAACACTGTCACTTGTACGTCCTTTACTCAAAGCTCTTAAAACAATACACTTGAAAGCTCAACTTAAAGATAATCTAAGAATCAAGAAACTTAAGTTGGCCGCTAAAGCGGCAATCAATAGAAGATTTGATTTGGATACTCCAAATCTCACGGCGGCTCATTTCGCATCATTTTATGATCCGCGTTTCAAGAATTTGGATCATGAAACGCCATTGATGcgaaatgaaataataaaggCTGTGAAGGAAAGGATGGAAGCTCTGAGTGCTGATTCGAAGGAGaataataaagtaaataacgaaaaagaaaatgtatcagCACTCAGTTTTCTTTTCCCAAACAGAAAGAATTCTCATGATGTAATTTcacaattaaattcttatattAATATGCCCCAAATTCATCATGATTCCAATCCATTGGAATGGTGGAAAAATCAGAAAGAGCGATTTCCTTTAGTTTTCCAAGAAGCACAAAAGTTTCTTGGAATTCCAGCCACATCCGCAAGTTCCGAGAGAACTTTCTCAACGGCCGGACAGATTTTGAGGGCAAGGAGATCAGCGCTgaaatcagaaaatgttaatacGCTGATCTTTTTGGCTCAAAATTCACACGTTGAGACGTGA